tcagcttattagaatgatttctgaaggctggagtaacttgatctttgaataaatgaatgcagACAGGTGTGCTTAAGAACCAACtttcaaatgcattaaaaaaaaaaaagttaaccccaaacttttgagccatAGTATAAAAGAGGTGCATTAATGTAGCAATTTCTATTTGCAGCGCTGCTATAGAAACAAATAATTGCTGAACAGCTGATGATTCAGACACGGTACATGAACGCAGAAGAACTTTTAAAGAAGCGATGTATGTTCTTGAGTGTTACAGAGATATAGAACTACTACTTGCATGGGTGgacaaagaaaacagaaacagtCCAAAATATATGATGAGACATGATTCAGTATTTCAGACGCCCAATTTAACTAAAGAGCAAAATACCTCTAGCCTTCATCACGTGACAATTAAGATCCAGTTTTCTTCTATAAACAGCCTTTGTCTTTCAGTACTATGTAAAGTGTCAGTTAGTAGTGTGGAGAATTATTGGGGCATATAAACTTGTACAGCAGGTTAGAGTCAATGCTACAGACCAGATCATAGCATTTCAAAAACCATCAATCTCTGTTTGAGAGACAGGTTTTAGTTATTTGTGTTAGGCTGTATTTGATATGGATTTGTTAGGTCTCCTTCTGAAACACGCTGGATTCAGGTGTTTGAATGCTCCTCATTGACAGGTCGAGGGTAAGTGAGAGGAGTGCATGCATTCACTGCAAATACATGCCGAGGTGGTCAAACACTCACATATCACACCCCGTGACCTTCTCATTCCACTGGCCCAGCTTCTCTGACACCGCCACATagctaaaaaacacaaatgtgaCACTGTGCTGCGTAGAGCAGAGCAGAATGGCACGGTGTTACTGATGACTCTCTCTCTGACTGACGACAAACCAATAACTCCACTGACTGAAGAACTGACAGACTAAAAGATTGGCTAGGCTAATAACTGGCTATTATTCTGCTATATTTGGCCATATTGAGTTGCCAGGggctaattttaatatatttgagtaGATACTGTGCAAAATATGTACTCACATTCATGTATAAATGTTATGGACAACGGACATCTTATTAACTGTATGGATACTTTTCAAGTTGTAATTTTTGTtggcattaaaacacacacacgcacacacgcacacacgtgcacacacacacgcacactattTAATACTGTGGCAAGGGAGTTTATAATACATGGCTGAGGTAGTGAtagtaaatgttatatatttctcTCTTCTGGCTGCCAGAATCATGTAAATGCATCATATTATTCCTTTTGTTGGAAATAGGTTATCTtggatttcttttttaaattttgctATTGGAGCACAAATTGTATTTGCAGTAGACTCATATTTACCTATAAATTTACCCATCTCTGTAAACTCCAGAAATTATAAAAAAGGGGCAATTATTGGCCACCCTCTAAAATACTGTTAGTAAATGTCTAGTAAATGTAAAAACCAGGGCTGGATCCTACAAAAAACAGGCCCTTTATTCTAAACTACTGACAGGTTGATTAAACTCATTAAAGGCTTTTAAGAGGTCAAGGTACTGACCAGGAACATCTCAGAAAAGTCCTGTAAAATACTACACACAGTTTTTCCATCTACAGGATCAAAAACATCAAACATCTGTTTTGTGTCTAAGATCTTGAGTCACACTCAAATCAATGGCCATGAACTCCATCTGGAACACAATAAATGGTGGTGATTCATGTCAGAGTCGACTGCAATCCTCCCACAGAGCCCTTTGAAACCAGACTGCCATTGTTCAACTGATAAAACCATTAAACTGAAGGACTTTCAGCTGACGGCATAGATGCCCATCTATGATATACACAGAAAACAACGGTCATCTCCGCTGCCTGAACAGGCACTCAAGAGCTTTCTCTAATGCTATCATTTGGTAATGTACAATCCTGCAAAAAATGCAATTGGACACCTGCGACTCTTTATTTTTAGGCAGATTTCCAGCAGCATAAGGAGAGAGGAATGTGTGTGAGCTGGAGGAGAGCACATTGAAGCTGGTTAGTTTGAAATTAATTCCTCCACTGATGGAACCAGCTTGCATCTGCCATCATGCAGAGTCATTACCCATTGGCCACTTCATCAAACCCTTTCAGTTCGAAATTTTGAATTATGTCAAATCACTGTCATTCCTGCAGGGTCTGTGAAAGAGGTTAAGGGTTCGACTTTGCATATGGCAACCCAGAAGACAGAACCTGTTACCTCCGGGGTATGAGTAAGCAGGACATGTAAAGGAAGGCATCCTTACGCGTTTGAGGTCTGGACGTCCTGCCAGCTTTTGGTGATGTTCTGTTTGAGCTCGGTCAGGGGGCTCAGGCCTAGTTTACGCTTCAGCTCCGATGCATGGCGCTCTTTAGCCGAAAGCACCTGTCTCAAGGTTTGGATCTCCTCCTCAACCTAAAAGGAGGATGTCACAATTTGTTTTAAAGAAGTAAACAATAACATGATTGTATGTGTTACTTTGATTTATAATGAATCACGCTGATTTAACAATTAAACAGCCCTAATCTGAAGACCCCCTGGTCATGCAGTGGCTGTTGGCGTTTACCTTGGTGAGCTCCAGTCTCAGTTCCTCTGCCTCCTCCTCTGTCAGACCCGGAGGGAGAGTCCCAGGACTCACAGCGGTCGCCCCCGTCTCTTCAGGCATCTCTGAGAGCGAGTCAGAGCCCAGGCCTTTATGTGGAGAGTTCAGATTGATGTCTGGAAGGATGAGAATGACATATGTTAAAGATGAAGTGCTTCATTTCTGTGAcattaaacagaataaaaaaaataaaaataaaaacatttagtgcAAAAAGTGAGAAGTTTTGCTTAAAACATATTATAtgaataaacaatacaaataaattgatgtcttgaagttaatttaaaaacacaccacagaAAAACTATTTGATGAAAGAAATTGCACTGTAACTAACATGTATTAATTTTGAGAGCATACACTGACAAAATTCACTTATAGcagatattttaaaatggtaCATTTTAGTCTATggaaaattaaaccaaaatattGATGGCTCATCCTGTCCTACAACGATTTTTGACCAATCAAATACTCTCTAAAATGATAATGCCCCGTCCTAATACCACCTGCAAGTAGCAATGATTTATCAATGTGACACAACTAAAGCTTATTGGCTATATTCTAATCCTTTGATTTGTCCACCCAGACTTAACTTTTCCATTGTAAATTCATCACCACagcttaaattatattataatatttatgtaatttatccTGTCACCATGAACTTATGATCACTCTTCACACAAGCATTTTTTCTAACTTGCAATCAGACATAAAAGCATAAGCAGCAGAAAACGAGGCTGAATCCAGCTTCTTTTCATATTTATTGACGTTATCCGTTCCACACTAAAAATGCGATGCTTCCGCATTTGTTGCTTCTTATTCACGATTAACTTAAGGACCCTGTGGATTTTCTGTTTGTGTGGGGGGGGTTTTCTAacgttttttaatgttatttaaatgttagaATTATGTCACCTatagatgcaacaaatgccttgtttgtaataggttttattgtttttgtcttgtcgtgcCGGGACACGTCATCATAGTATGGTATGGagagtaacatttccgtcacactctcgaggtattcagccaatcacaacacacttgatagctggccaatcagagcacacctcacttttcagaactaTGAGCTTTGTACAAATTTACACGTTTCAGAAAGGGCATAGAAGagaaaaaataatgtacagtgtgtggaaaataaatagattttttttttatcttaaactgcataaacacatttcattacaccaaatacacacacaaatatttttagcaatgtcatacgACTCCTTTAATGAATcaacagaattaaaaaataataataattcaaacaattgTTACAAATGTCAACATCCCAAGGTAACTAGAGATGATGCCAGCTCCAGCTTGGATCCTCTAATGAAGACTTCACATGACCCAACACCTTTGAATAGATGACACCTACCCCTCCAAGGACTCCAGAACATCAACTCTGGATGATTATACTAAATGATCAAGTTGTCAATGCTTTAAAATGCACGTTCATTTTGCTTAACTGCATATATGATATTTGTAAACACTGTCATTTTTTTGCATCTTCCAACTGTGCTTTCTGATATCATCTCATAAAAGAGTATTGTGGTGTTGTaacataaaacatgcattttctgtaaagctgctttgaaacaacatttaatgtgaaaattattatataaataaatattaactaaattgaattgaatttatagAGTCATTGCATTGTTGATTACTATACTGTACCGTAAAGTCATGGACACAGACAACAGTTAGAAGAGCCTTGGCAGTATTGGGCCGATTGGAGGCGCTATCTCTCACCTGACTTTCAGGGTGCGTTAAAGGTCACACTGGGGGCTTATTCTCAAGGCATTAGGCTGTCACCATGTAAAATTATAGACATTTTGAATGTAGCATTTTTAAGATATGGACCCATAAATTTGGCAGATCCGACAATACAGTAACATCAGAACATTGCATTATTGGCCCGATTGGAGGCGCTAAATCTCAGCTGCATTTGAGGGCGAGTTAAAAGTTATAGTAGGGCTTTATTGGCATATAACACATAGTGTATTGTTCTTATATTTAgcgtttatatatttgtttttcagcCATTCAATACACAAGTATGTACAATTCAAAGGTTTGATCAAACAGCGCTCGACAGCGAGGTCACGTGGGTCTGACCTATATTAATGAGACATGTCATCTGCCCCTAAACTGCCTCTTTAAATACCATCACATTATGCGTCACAACAGATAAAAGAGCAGTGGTGTCTTTACTAATACTTTAATGATAGTATCCCAAATCCATGTTGAATATCGCCACGCCACAAGCGCACACGTCAAACAGAGAGAAAGGGAACAATTATTTCCAAAATATCAACTATGATTTCGATGTGAATCAAATGATTGTAATGCAAACACCTGCACTCAGCCTCGATGTTTTTTATTATGCATCAGAAGTAACCCGATCTCCCCTTCACCAGGACACATTCAGCACGCTGGGATCCAGAGATAAcgctattgagagtgaggagtcacgtggcgatttgggttgatttggctCTACATACATTACGCCGTAAACGTGTAAGCGGTTAGTGTATCGATCCAGTGTGTCGTGTCTGattgaattgtttttgtttacctTGATTGGCGGAATCCATGTCGTCCGTGTAGATATTCACAATGTTGTCTTGACAGTTTCGTAATTCGGAGAAATAAAGCTCTGCGATGCGTAAAGGCGTGTCTTCCCTCTAGTTACTATCAAAGCATCCAAAAGCGCTTGACAAGCCAACAGAAGATGCCGAGCGATCAGCCAGCTCAGCTTGAAGAGCTGCCCAAGTGCGCTCTCTTTCCGGCGCCCTCGGATGACGTCAACAACACAGCTGAAAAACAACATCTTTGGCCCAGGCTGTTTTAGGCAAATCTAGCCGATCAGCTGAAACTGAATACTAGAAACTGAACGCATTAAACTGTTGTAATACTGTTACACTTTATGCCCAACTAACAGCAGACCTAGATTCATTCATCAAATCATACGACGATTCTTTAGCTTATTTCTGTAATATAGCCTTGGCCGATGTGCGATTAGTGAACGGATTTTTTTTGTGTCAAATCTCTtcagagatgcatttttaaagatGAAAGATTTCTAATAAATGAAGAACTGACTTGAACTGAGAATGAATAGGCCTACTCTAAATTAAATCAGTATGACACTATGACTCGATAATGTCTTTATAAGAATtgtaattaaactaaaaaaaataataataattgaaaaatgaTTGAAAAACTAAAATTCTAACTCTAAGCCCCGGCCCCCGCGGCTGCATGATGCTGTGAACGCGCAGTGCAGCTGTAGAGAGAAGCTACGACAATTGATTGCTTGGATATAAACACTTGGGCCATATTCAGAAAAATTAAATTTGTTGTAGGCTAATTTGCAATCCGAACATGACCGCCGCAGCCTCAGGATCAGTCACCTTGCGTGAAACTGTTTATGGATAATATAGAgattatgaagatattttgtacatcttGTGTTTTATGATCATATGTAGGTCCCCATTTATAAACTCGTTAATAAGCATTAATATaaggtgaccagatttctgaaatgaaaatcaGGGACATTTCCTAGTTCATTGGTCAAAATATCACTTGTCATTATCTACGATTTTATATACATTGGTGTTTGAGGCTCAAACTGAAAACTATTCTGTTCATTCAGACGATATAAAACAGCTAACCAATATATCAAAatggacatacacacacacgcgcgcgcgcgcacacacagcgagagagagagatgatgatgatgaccaggggcgtgtctagggggaggctgggggaggcaATGCCTCCCCTAGGATAAGCACTGCCTCCCCTGAGAAATGATCTGTCCCTCTgatgataaattaaaatttaaaagtggattgttttgtgcatatttttccataGCTTGCAGATTGGTCTGATCCAACAAAAATCCAGTTTGGCGCTGTTTGACAGTGCGCGCTTCGGGGGTACGCGCTCAGAAAAAGCGCATCATGTGAGAACAGAACGCTAATTGAAATGTTTACCTGGCAGAGCTTTAAAGCAGTGGC
This Carassius gibelio isolate Cgi1373 ecotype wild population from Czech Republic chromosome A23, carGib1.2-hapl.c, whole genome shotgun sequence DNA region includes the following protein-coding sequences:
- the tpd52l2b gene encoding tpd52 like 2b isoform X11, whose protein sequence is MDSANQDINLNSPHKGLGSDSLSEMPEETGATAVSPGTLPPGLTEEEAEELRLELTKVEEEIQTLRQVLSAKERHASELKRKLGLSPLTELKQNITKSWQDVQTSNAYKKTQETLSQAGQKTSAALSTVGTAISRKLGDMRNSQTFKSFEDKVENIKYKVVGGKANGESAHSPNESNPVQDNAPF
- the tpd52l2b gene encoding tpd52 like 2b isoform X9; this encodes MDSANQDINLNSPHKGLGSDSLSEMPEETGATAVSPGTLPPGLTEEEAEELRLELTKVEEEIQTLRQVLSAKERHASELKRKLGLSPLTELKQNITKSWQDVQTSNAYLSASATLDDISSSEVYKKTQETLSQAGQKTSAALSTVGTAISRKLGDMRNSQTFKSFEDKVENIKYKVVGGKANGESAHSPNESNPVQDNAPF
- the tpd52l2b gene encoding tpd52 like 2b isoform X6, which translates into the protein MDSANQDINLNSPHKGLGSDSLSEMPEETGATAVSPGTLPPGLTEEEAEELRLELTKVEEEIQTLRQVLSAKERHASELKRKLGLSPLTELKQNITKSWQDVQTSNAYVAVSEKLGQWNEKVTGCDIYLSASATLDDISSSEVYKKTQETLSQAGQKTSAALSTVGTAISRKLGDMRNSQTFKSFEDKVENIKYKVVGGKANGESAHSPNESNPVQDNAPF
- the tpd52l2b gene encoding tpd52 like 2b isoform X1, which produces MDSANQDINLNSPHKGLGSDSLSEMPEETGATAVSPGTLPPGLTEEEAEELRLELTKVEEEIQTLRQVLSAKERHASELKRKLGLSPLTELKQNITKSWQDVQTSNAYVAVSEKLGQWNEKVTGCDIYLSASATLDDISSSEVYKKTQETLSQAGQKTSAALSTVGTAISRKLGDMRALPFSNSFGSNYSIRHSISMPTMRNSQTFKSFEDKVENIKYKVVGGKANGESAHSPNESNPVQDNAPF
- the tpd52l2b gene encoding tpd52 like 2b isoform X10, translated to MDSANQDINLNSPHKGLGSDSLSEMPEETGATAVSPGTLPPGLTEEEAEELRLELTKVEEEIQTLRQVLSAKERHASELKRKLGLSPLTELKQNITKSWQDVQTSNAYKKTQETLSQAGQKTSAALSTVGTAISRKLGDMSNYSIRHSISMPTMRNSQTFKSFEDKVENIKYKVVGGKANGESAHSPNESNPVQDNAPF
- the tpd52l2b gene encoding tpd52 like 2b isoform X8, whose protein sequence is MDSANQDINLNSPHKGLGSDSLSEMPEETGATAVSPGTLPPGLTEEEAEELRLELTKVEEEIQTLRQVLSAKERHASELKRKLGLSPLTELKQNITKSWQDVQTSNAYKKTQETLSQAGQKTSAALSTVGTAISRKLGDMRALPFSNSFGNYSIRHSISMPTMRNSQTFKSFEDKVENIKYKVVGGKANGESAHSPNESNPVQDNAPF
- the tpd52l2b gene encoding tpd52 like 2b isoform X7, yielding MDSANQDINLNSPHKGLGSDSLSEMPEETGATAVSPGTLPPGLTEEEAEELRLELTKVEEEIQTLRQVLSAKERHASELKRKLGLSPLTELKQNITKSWQDVQTSNAYKKTQETLSQAGQKTSAALSTVGTAISRKLGDMRALPFSNSFGSNYSIRHSISMPTMRNSQTFKSFEDKVENIKYKVVGGKANGESAHSPNESNPVQDNAPF
- the tpd52l2b gene encoding tpd52 like 2b isoform X2, which gives rise to MDSANQDINLNSPHKGLGSDSLSEMPEETGATAVSPGTLPPGLTEEEAEELRLELTKVEEEIQTLRQVLSAKERHASELKRKLGLSPLTELKQNITKSWQDVQTSNAYVAVSEKLGQWNEKVTGCDIYLSASATLDDISSSEVYKKTQETLSQAGQKTSAALSTVGTAISRKLGDMRALPFSNSFGNYSIRHSISMPTMRNSQTFKSFEDKVENIKYKVVGGKANGESAHSPNESNPVQDNAPF
- the tpd52l2b gene encoding tpd52 like 2b isoform X3: MDSANQDINLNSPHKGLGSDSLSEMPEETGATAVSPGTLPPGLTEEEAEELRLELTKVEEEIQTLRQVLSAKERHASELKRKLGLSPLTELKQNITKSWQDVQTSNAYVAVSEKLGQWNEKVTGCDIYLSASATLDDISSSEVYKKTQETLSQAGQKTSAALSTVGTAISRKLGDMSNYSIRHSISMPTMRNSQTFKSFEDKVENIKYKVVGGKANGESAHSPNESNPVQDNAPF